In Methylocystis echinoides, one genomic interval encodes:
- a CDS encoding diacylglycerol kinase family protein: MSPSPPPHAPEPPNELSGRIVILANPAAGRRNRAALSRLAAGLTAATRQVDVLESPGPGDIRRLARDVDADCLLVAGGDGSVNEAVVGLLERPGARPVLGVVPQGTVNILARELGLPRDMAALARAYLANRRGKLHLGLANDRPFVLMASVGLDAEVVHALRPELKRVIGRAAYLIEATRLALRKGPLLEIETDAGLVAAKLAVFTKSSRYGGDFVIARNSRVLTPGLRLVALREVGPLALCRLGFFMMLGRIEDSGLVATIETRHAHVRAPVPVATQVDGDPLGVTPLRVREAEETLDILLPFEGPEP; encoded by the coding sequence TTGTCGCCATCGCCGCCGCCCCATGCTCCGGAACCGCCGAACGAACTCTCGGGGCGCATCGTCATTCTCGCCAATCCCGCCGCCGGCAGGCGCAATCGAGCGGCCTTGTCACGTCTCGCGGCGGGACTGACGGCTGCGACGCGCCAGGTCGATGTCCTCGAAAGCCCGGGCCCGGGGGACATTCGCCGCCTCGCGCGTGACGTCGACGCCGACTGTCTGCTCGTCGCCGGTGGCGACGGCTCCGTCAATGAAGCCGTCGTCGGCCTCCTGGAACGTCCCGGCGCAAGACCCGTCCTCGGCGTCGTTCCGCAAGGGACGGTTAATATTCTTGCGCGCGAACTCGGCCTGCCGCGCGACATGGCCGCGCTCGCGCGCGCCTATCTGGCAAACAGAAGGGGAAAGCTCCATCTCGGGCTCGCGAACGACCGCCCATTCGTGCTGATGGCCTCCGTGGGTCTCGACGCTGAAGTCGTTCACGCTCTTCGCCCCGAGTTGAAACGCGTCATCGGCCGCGCCGCCTATCTCATCGAGGCCACGCGCCTCGCCTTGCGTAAAGGCCCTCTCCTCGAAATCGAGACCGACGCCGGGCTAGTCGCGGCGAAACTCGCAGTGTTCACGAAATCCAGCCGCTACGGCGGGGATTTCGTCATCGCAAGGAATAGCCGTGTTTTGACGCCGGGGCTGCGGCTCGTCGCGCTCCGCGAGGTCGGGCCGCTCGCGCTTTGCCGGCTGGGGTTTTTCATGATGCTGGGTCGAATCGAAGACAGCGGCCTCGTCGCCACGATCGAGACGCGCCACGCCCATGTGCGCGCCCCGGTCCCGGTCGCAACGCAAGTGGACGGAGACCCGCTCGGCGTCACCCCTCTCCGCGTGCGCGAGGCGGAGGAGACGCTCGACATTCTTCTTCCGTTCGAAGGACCGGAGCCATGA
- a CDS encoding phosphoethanolamine transferase produces the protein MNMLPLRVPWIRLAIAAAYVTLAPALMLMKWDGVYFTRMIAVSGFNAILTALICAAVVTLRNDLARKTFYTLLGTSFVVYALVVFYYVLVYDEMIGVAAASAVIDSNPTGYREYLSAFLDPASSMRAIALALPIAVAVTIGPKKMTLENSLARTILVVAAIGLAAAGYTKEFIRKNSLYFVVTTSFAEVVASKKEVVETVKRFGDRKPLGVVNHDARRRVHVLVLGETATRRHMSLYGYDRPTNPLLEAIRDKLLVVADACSSRGATAPALQELMSFANREDATPLFTQPSFLETLKAAGYRTYWLSNQPNAGLLATWATIFAAAAEVRTLVNANGGTDEASRMDTRSYDEKLLAPFDAALSEPGDAKFILVHLMGSHAAYELRYPPSYAVFGADGPGAPPEKPGSFLDFWRKKSADVDAYDNSMLYNDFVLHRLIERASAGDVDTLTYLSDHGEGLGENGGARDHHDGSTVRQVYEIPLFFHVGARFSVDRPETVDRMKAALDRPFQSDRLTHTLLDLYAIEAPQRRQEWSLFSADYRPPPRFCDSLAKVPDVASIRGP, from the coding sequence ATGAATATGCTACCGCTCCGCGTCCCGTGGATTCGTCTGGCGATCGCCGCCGCCTATGTCACGCTGGCCCCGGCGCTGATGTTGATGAAGTGGGACGGCGTCTATTTTACGCGCATGATCGCCGTCAGCGGTTTCAACGCGATTCTCACAGCCCTTATCTGCGCCGCCGTCGTCACCCTCAGAAACGACCTTGCGCGCAAAACTTTTTACACTTTGCTCGGAACGTCTTTCGTCGTCTACGCGCTGGTCGTCTTTTATTACGTGCTCGTCTACGACGAAATGATTGGCGTTGCGGCGGCGAGCGCAGTTATCGACTCGAACCCCACAGGCTATCGGGAATATTTGAGCGCCTTCCTGGATCCGGCGTCGTCGATGCGCGCGATAGCGCTGGCGCTGCCCATCGCCGTCGCCGTCACGATTGGCCCCAAGAAGATGACGCTCGAGAACTCCCTGGCGCGAACCATTCTCGTCGTCGCCGCCATCGGCCTGGCGGCTGCGGGCTACACAAAGGAGTTCATCCGAAAGAACAGCCTCTATTTCGTTGTCACGACGAGCTTCGCGGAGGTCGTCGCCAGCAAGAAGGAGGTCGTCGAAACGGTCAAGAGGTTTGGAGATCGCAAGCCTTTGGGCGTCGTCAATCACGACGCGCGCCGCCGGGTGCATGTGCTGGTTCTCGGCGAGACGGCGACGCGCCGTCATATGTCGCTTTACGGATACGACCGGCCAACCAATCCGCTGCTCGAAGCGATCCGCGACAAGCTCTTGGTCGTCGCCGACGCCTGCTCGTCGCGCGGAGCGACCGCGCCCGCGCTTCAGGAACTCATGAGCTTCGCCAATCGCGAGGACGCGACGCCGCTTTTCACGCAGCCCAGTTTTCTCGAAACTTTGAAGGCGGCCGGATACCGCACCTATTGGCTGTCGAACCAGCCCAACGCCGGGCTTCTTGCGACCTGGGCCACGATCTTCGCGGCCGCAGCCGAAGTGCGCACGCTCGTCAACGCGAATGGCGGCACAGACGAAGCGAGCCGTATGGATACGAGAAGCTATGACGAAAAGCTTCTCGCGCCCTTCGACGCCGCGCTGTCAGAGCCCGGAGACGCCAAATTCATCCTCGTGCATCTCATGGGGTCACATGCAGCCTATGAGCTGCGCTATCCGCCGTCCTACGCGGTCTTCGGCGCCGACGGGCCCGGCGCGCCGCCTGAAAAGCCCGGCTCGTTTCTCGACTTCTGGCGCAAGAAGTCCGCCGACGTCGACGCCTATGACAACAGCATGCTTTACAATGATTTCGTGCTTCATAGGCTGATCGAGAGAGCGAGCGCTGGCGACGTCGATACGCTCACTTATCTCTCCGACCATGGCGAGGGCCTCGGAGAGAACGGCGGCGCGCGCGATCACCATGACGGCTCGACGGTTCGCCAGGTGTATGAAATTCCGTTGTTCTTCCATGTCGGCGCCCGCTTCTCCGTCGACCGCCCGGAGACCGTCGACCGGATGAAGGCCGCGCTCGATCGGCCCTTCCAGTCGGACCGCCTCACGCATACGCTT